A window from Pseudomonas alloputida encodes these proteins:
- a CDS encoding IS110-like element ISPpu9 family transposase: MARKPSKQRFTVVHPDCAAIDVGGREHFVAVDPRHENPVQSFTSFTDDLLKMANWLESLGIKVVAMESTGVYWIPIYEILSERGFDVYLVNARATRQITGRKSDVLDCQWIWQLMTHGLLRGAFRPDDLTCCVRSLVRQRASKVKDQAQTLNRMQKAMSQMNIQLANVISDISGVTGMKILRAICAGERDPVQLAELTDRRIKAGKEAVARSLHGNWRREHLHALTQELAAYDFLEQQIADCDDAIKAALEQLPVLQNKPEPSKKPLRSPHRNGAQQTVLHQTLWKVLGVDLTAIPTIGVDTALVLAGEIGTDLSRFPSSQHFCSWLGLAPPTRISGGHRLAGGGPKIVNRAAQALKQAASNARNDKGFIGASHRARLTRMDTSCAIKATAHQLARLVYNLLTKKQAYVEQGLEEFEARSQDRQVRALLRKARKLGYQLVAA, encoded by the coding sequence ATGGCGCGCAAGCCTTCCAAGCAACGCTTTACCGTCGTCCATCCCGATTGCGCGGCGATCGATGTCGGTGGTCGAGAGCATTTCGTGGCGGTCGATCCCCGGCACGAAAATCCCGTCCAGTCGTTCACGTCCTTTACTGACGACCTGCTCAAGATGGCTAACTGGCTTGAAAGCCTGGGGATCAAGGTCGTTGCCATGGAATCCACGGGGGTTTATTGGATTCCAATTTACGAGATTCTCAGCGAGCGCGGTTTTGACGTTTATCTCGTCAATGCCAGAGCAACTCGGCAAATCACGGGCCGTAAATCAGATGTGCTGGATTGCCAGTGGATCTGGCAGCTGATGACTCATGGACTGCTCAGAGGCGCATTCCGCCCCGATGATCTGACCTGCTGCGTCCGGTCATTGGTCAGGCAGCGTGCTTCCAAAGTGAAAGACCAGGCGCAGACGCTGAACCGGATGCAAAAGGCCATGAGCCAAATGAACATCCAGCTGGCCAATGTCATCAGTGATATTTCCGGTGTAACTGGCATGAAGATTTTGCGGGCCATCTGCGCAGGTGAACGGGACCCAGTGCAACTGGCTGAACTAACCGACCGCCGCATCAAGGCAGGCAAGGAGGCTGTCGCTCGGAGTCTTCATGGCAATTGGCGGCGCGAGCATTTGCATGCGCTAACTCAGGAATTGGCTGCCTATGACTTCCTGGAGCAGCAAATTGCAGATTGTGACGACGCCATAAAAGCCGCGTTAGAGCAGTTGCCGGTGCTGCAAAACAAGCCAGAGCCATCCAAGAAGCCTTTACGGAGCCCACACCGAAACGGCGCCCAACAGACTGTATTGCATCAGACTTTGTGGAAAGTTCTTGGCGTGGACCTAACCGCAATTCCAACCATTGGGGTGGACACTGCATTAGTGCTGGCAGGGGAGATCGGTACAGATCTATCACGCTTCCCGTCCTCACAGCACTTCTGCTCTTGGTTGGGACTGGCTCCCCCTACCCGAATTTCCGGCGGTCATCGACTGGCAGGTGGTGGGCCCAAAATAGTCAATCGAGCAGCGCAAGCACTCAAGCAGGCTGCATCCAATGCCCGTAACGACAAGGGTTTCATTGGCGCATCGCACCGAGCCAGACTGACTCGAATGGATACCAGCTGCGCCATCAAAGCCACTGCGCATCAGTTGGCACGTCTGGTGTACAACCTGTTAACCAAGAAGCAGGCTTATGTTGAACAAGGTCTTGAGGAGTTCGAAGCCAGAAGCCAAGACCGGCAGGTCCGGGCTTTGCTTCGCAAAGCCCGGAAACTGGGGTATCAACTGGTGGCCGCTTGA